A region of Neovison vison isolate M4711 chromosome 7, ASM_NN_V1, whole genome shotgun sequence DNA encodes the following proteins:
- the CEP295 gene encoding centrosomal protein of 295 kDa isoform X3 gives MKRKVGNAGKLRLSPNEEAYILKEDYERRRKLRLLQVREQERGIALQIREDIKQRRNQQLTRLAEELRTEWKESQTQKIKNLEKLYLASLRSMGEGHQHAKENEPDLNALARRAAERRRKAEMRHKEALKLQKSKKEELAKQKTWHITARKEALLVEKERSAKITSLPPPPPALFENIELKRTSNVKTGRSTYHHLCTFVSRETDTEQPDPHLAAEEEAKRLEERQKQAAQERMEQYQKAHARGFQAMKKIHLAQTQEKLMKELKQLQQEDLARRRQTVAQMPPQLIELPYKRSEMKEDWQRELEFAFEDMYNADRKVKGNLILHLEPEPLPTVTGQIQDEELDLSMEQESLGETENSPVTEAETICSREAEVPLAIKTHQVPSKILFKKLLNKIRSQKSLWTIKSMSEDESEVITALSETESKAPTVESGGTVGEERTSSSGQEQVAESDTLTVDSGPLTSEEKPLSLDTDSEKEQEMKEAQPITAVAQSSILLHPQEEASRIRMAARQKQIMEIEEQKQKQLELLEQIERQKLRLETDCFRAQLEEERRKRTQQIGIGTAPAPCTVTYDEDNHRQMIHNYQHQLLQQNRFHRQSVETARKRLLEYQTMLKGKYSSGLATSLTSDSVKSVLPQNTERPTVISEHWDQGQRPKLSPNKYLPVPSIQISRSEEDHFRIPRQSLFPQRQVETDMVINSDVLAKQSLESKEQPKQFSRSEVQQRGYKLVHKDSHILSKPLSHDRLLIIQDPKEIAEISRATTFQTLDPQQRFSENKESIPSKLTERSSFQPVAAEHAFSSLPATVESGKLQESFVAMNKSEVSVSPSVISHMQGKSLPTSENITDHLGNLKALQEQLDLQKEVLRSRQEAQERLLLYKQKELEGQTGLSVSLPLVSLDSFATLPSARAESGRIQESSPTRDDTAVPLGHLGVPQLPDRLWSFSQPVLSQPDNFNFLQEQFHIQRDSLQARREAQEVCVHKQSELDGRIWSEQTAPPSLPSQVAQHTFTSLPSTCTGKIQPQYSSESVKGLLSSQSENQKSRDGSLSFLQQFFSLHDSLQLLREQVTIQSDALQARQEAQAELLLHKKRDLDESGQMGSSLPPAAACLVASQASAKTEPRRIQNFDLSEKESVIPSSHPVIPAFQDGPHSFPQHNLPRQENLTALQEQSHTHRVMLGAEQETQKFVHKPHELEKTVSSEQTSTSLSLSQVAESERCQEFMPGKSDGAVPLSSSTIPRFQERCLGFLQPTLPLQGNLEEHQEWLDTEKAALHFSQKSQGKVSLEQTNSSFEPQVGQPSFTSLPSAESGTTQEPPSTESDSKSLSSHLQIPQLQDRLWRISQLIRPQQDNLKALGERLATQREAIIQSRQEAQEELLLHKQSEWKQGRSPEHVGSSSFSPFVVQHSLASLPLSESGRTQEPCSTTSDNTASSRHSEKPGLPDRLFGLSQPVLPEQDHLIALQQEHLHAQSNSLPCGKKNQKDLVLPRQYEFEEKLSSEHFVQLPHGDLKVLQEQLEIQRKAIRSRQEVQEELILQRLSKLEKRVSSEQISSSSVSQVASPVADSERIQKPLATKSDSIVASSHSEISASQDRLPSPSPPVLPSQGILAAQLDFEREVVHSNEKGQEELLNNQTKSTASESCEHPIPYLFLPTEKKHPFIPLPFAEIKSNNHGELYSSNNEQAASSSNSMTPRLQDRLVCFSQPVLTLQDNLGLQKQLDLQKKVLHYSQKAQEELLVQRQTTLQQQVQKHQETLRDFFKYSQIGKPTAEGDTETQKLREWLPVLQDLARADQEGISPANRSNSGDNQLLSEESGAQQSGEHLDKELGRRSSKPPVAKVKCGLDLNQHELSAIPEVESPASGRTSILGKPDFYQDRDPLRVSISREQSFFGSPLNCDAFGCLYPIAQEYVCNDESKEAVKVKEAMAENHAVEEEQIYLSPSMKPDNAETEEIYHEPLSSVTVSTGSFLSYENTDLSLTDPGSFSELDPREQESTTGKEEERDILSSVLPSSQVHCQRQDSREVLQSLLPAVEKFTPVDLDFPELEHTFPNLHRQLFKPLEPHPDFDISSYSGISQDSRDFYQNSDSSCESHHTVAAPRSTVSFTALKTSLNSNTSPNQQLDPPLAHAAAQIFATEKTEGSEQSFQQLLPEFSSQEGSQHIDLPSIFSIEARDSSQGMENQNYSEQTEIQNKKKSVHFHLCVENLQSSVFSFSDEANVFHPLSLQYSTPCGSTSSECSTKAQPEGRKERLGFKELSERGLDGDKNESLGVLNINSHVEEMDSQSCVRTVERGTSVQAPYSVENEKYFKNSTKTETPEIPGNLSHLAESELFLSSGSLQSSIPVWETESGHGIIEEPELTLVSTSDISIAEMDLANLTLEERKGNEAKSSSQVSELLPFVSGTETLDYPDVSEHDTEEHMIVSAETPPKIIALPGSLQEAFIKRKKSFIERSSQRQKEIKNKIRISENSQIKIAKEKPTGLSVNRLKGVNKVKVRVSLPEDRKTAQALMHQRTLRSYNQLAEVKQQREEKAKQDAYTQNRARAKEFHKQTLEKLRAKNTC, from the exons CCAGATCCTCATTTGGCTGCTGAAGAAGAAGCTAAAAGATTGGAAGAACGACAAAAACAGGCAGCACAGGAGAGAATGGAACAGTATCAAAAGGCTCATGCGCGGGGATTCCAAGCAATGAAAAAGATCCATTTGGCTCAA ACTCAGGAGAAACTAATGAAAGAACTCAAACAACTCCAACAAGAGGACCTGGCACGTAGGAGACAGACTGTGGCACAGATGCCACCACAACTCATTGAGCTTCCATACAAACGCAGTGAAATGAAAGAAGACTGGCAGAGAGAGCTGGaatttgcctttgaagacatgtaCAACGCAGACAGGA AAGTGAAAGGAAACCTGATTTTGCACCTCGAACCGGAACCTTTGCCCACTGTGACTGGTCAGATCCAAGATGAAGAACTGGACCTTTCAATGGAACAAGAAAGTTTAGGAGAAACTGAAAATAGTCCAGTTACAGAAGCCGAAACAATATGTTCTAGAGAAGCAGAAG ttccCTTGGCAATAAAGACCCATCAGGTCCcttcaaaaattctttttaaaaaattattaaataagatCCGAAGCCAAAAATCTCTCTGGACGATTAAATCCATGTCTGAGGATGAAAGTGAAGTGATTACAGCTCTTAGTGAAACTGAGAGTAAAGCACCAACAGTCGAATCAGGAGGAACTGTTGGCGAGGAGAGGACGTCATCCTCTGGGCAGGAACAAG TTGCTGAAAGTGATACTTTAACAGTTGACTCTGGACCACTTACTAGTGAAGAGAAACCACTTTCATTGGATACAGACTCTGAAAAGGaacaag AAATGAAGGAGGCTCAGCCTATCACAGCTGTAGCTCAGAGTTCAATTCTACTTCATCCTCAAGAAGAAGCATCTAGAATTAGAATGGCAGCAAGGCAGAAACAG ATAATGGAAATAGaagagcaaaagcaaaagcagtTGGAATTACTTGAACAAATTGAACGACAGAAGTTAAGATTAGAAACTGATTGCTTCAGGGCTCagctggaagaagaaaggaggaaaagaacgCAACAGATTGGG ATTGGCACTGCTCCAGCACCATGCACTGTAACTTATGATGAAGATAATCATAGGCAGATGATTCATAACTATCAACATCAGCTTTTACAGCAGAACAG gtTTCACAGACAGTCTGTTGAAACAGCCAGGAAACGATTACTTGAATATCAGACTATGTTAAAAGGAAAGTACTCATCTGGGTTAGCCACTTCACTGACATCTGATTCTGTTAAATCAGTACTGCCACAGAATACTGAGAGACCCACTGTTATATCAGAGCATTGGGATCAAGGTCAGAGACCCAAGTTGAGTCCTAACAAATATCTGCCTGTACCATCCATACAGATCTCCAGATCAGAAGAAGATCATTTTCGGATTCCAAGACAAAGTCTCTTTCCACAAAGACAGGTAGAAACAGACATGGTAATCAATTCAGATGTTTTAGCCAAGCAGTCTTTGGAATCAAAGGAACAGCCTAAGCAATTCTCACGGAGTGAAGTACAACAGAGAGGCTATAAATTAGTTCATAAAGATTCTCATATACTTTCAAAGCCTTTGTCACATGATAGGCTGCTAATAATACAGGATCCTAAAGAAATAGCTGAAATATCTCGGGCAACAACTTTTCAAACTTTAGATCCCCAGCAGAGGTTCTCAGAGAACAAGGAAAGTATACCCTCCAAGCTAACTGAACGTTCTTCATTCCAACCAGTGGCAGCTGAGCATGCTTTTAGTTCTCTGCCTGCTACAGTTGAATCTGGAAAACTCCAGGAATCCTTTGTAGCCATGAACAAAAGTGAAGTTTCTGTAAGCCCTTCTGTAATCAGCCACATGCAGGGTAAGTCTTTGCCAACCTCAGAAAATATCACAGACCACCTGGGTAATTTGAAGGCTCTCCAAGAACAGTTAGACCTACAGAAGGAGGTTCTTCGGTCAAGACAGGAAGCTCAGGAACGATTGCTTTTGTACAAACAGAAAGAATTGGAAGGACAAACtggcctctctgtctcccttccatTAGTATCTCTGGATTCATTCGCTACACTGCCTTCTGCCAGAGCTGAATCGGGGAGAATCCAGGAATCTTCTCCAACCAGGGATGATACTGCAGTTCCCTTAGGCCATCTTGGGGTCCCACAGCTTCCGGATAGGCTTTGGAGTTTTTCACAACCTGTCTTATCACAGCCAGATAATTTTAACTTTCTCCAAGAACAGTTTCATATTCAGAGGGACAGCCTTCAGGCTAGGCGAGAAGCCCAAGAGGTGTGTGTACATAAACAGAGTGAATTGGATGGAAGAATATGGTCTGAACAGACTGcgcccccttctctcccttcgcAGGTAGCTCAGCATACATTTACTTCACTGCCTTCTACTTGCACTGGAAAGATCCAGCCGCAGTATTCATCTGAGAGCGTGAAGGGTCTTCTCTCAAGCCAGTCTGAAAACCAGAAATCTCGGGATGGGTCTTTGAGTTTCCTACAGCAGTTCTTCTCTTTGCATGATAGTTTGCAGTTGCTCCGAGAACAGGTGACTATACAGAGCGATGCCCTTCAGGCCAGGCAGGAAGCCCAGGCAGAATTGCTTCTGCATAAAAAGAGGGATTTGGATGAGTCTGGGCAAATGGGTTCTTCACTTCCACCAGCGGCTGCATGTTTAGTTGCTTCACAAGCTTCTGCTAAAACTGAGCCTAGAAGAATTCAGAACTTTGATTTATCTGAAAAGGAGAGTGTTATTCCCTCCAGTCATCCGGTAATCCCAGCATTTCAGGATGGGCCTCATAGTTTTCCACAGCATAACCTGCCACGGCAAGAAAATTTGACAGCACTCCAAGAACAGTCGCATACACACAGGGTAATGCTTGGTGCTGAACAAGAAACTCAGAAATTTGTACACAAACCACATGAATTAGAGAAAACGGTTTCTTCTGAACAGACTAGCACCTCTTTATCCCTGTCCCAGGTAGCTGAGTCTGAAAGATGCCAGGAGTTTATGCCAGGCAAGAGTGACGGTGCAGTTCCCTTAAGCTCTTCTACGATCCCGAGGTTTCAGGAAAGATGTCTGGGATTTTTACAGCCTACACTACCTCTGCAAGGTAACTTGGAGGAACACCAAGAATGGCTGGACACAGAGAAGGCGGCCCTTCATTTCAGCCAGAAAAGCCAAGGAAAGGTATCTTTGGAACAGACTAACTCCTCATTCGAGCCCCAGGTAGGGCAGCCTTCATTTACTTCGTTACCTTCTGCTGAGTCTGGTACAACCCAGGAGCCTCCTTCAACTGAGAGTGACAGCAAAAGTCTTTCAAGCCACCTTCAGATCCCGCAGTTGCAGGATAGGCTTTGGAGGATATCACAGCTTATTCGGCCTCAGCAAGATAATTTGAAGGCGCTCGGGGAAAGGTTAGCTACACAGAGAGAAGCTATCATTCAGTCTAGACAGGAAGCTCAGGAAGAATTACTTCTGCACAAACAGAGTGAGTGGAAGCAGGGAAGATCTCCTGAGCATGTTGGCTCCTCTTCCTTCTCACCCTTTGTTGTACAGCATTCGCTTGCTTCATTACCTCTTAGTGAATCTGGGAGAACCCAAGAACCTTGTTCAACTACAAGTGATAATACAGCTTCCTCAAGACATTCTGAGAAACCGGGTCTGCCTGATAGGCTTTTCGGTTTATCACAGCCTGTTTTACCTGAACAAGATCACTTGATTGCACTTCAGCAAGAACACTTGCATGCACAAAGCAATTCTCTTCCGTGTggcaaaaaaaaccagaaagacttGGTTTTGCCCAGACAATATGAATTTGAGGAGAAGTTATCTTCTGAGCATTTTGTCCAGCTTCCGCATGGTGATTTGAAAGTACTTCAGGAGCagttagaaatacaaagaaaagccATTCGATCTAGACAGGAAGTCCAAGAAGAATTAATTTTGCAAAGACTAAGTAAATTGGAGAAAAGGGTGTCCTCTGAGCAGATTAGCTCTTCATCGGTATCCCAGGTAGCATCACCTGTTGCTGATTCTGAAAGAATCCAAAAGCCTCTTGCAACCAAAAGTGACAGTATTGTTGCCTCAAGTCACTCCGAGATCTCAGCATCCCAGGATAGACTTCCGAGTCCATCACCACCTGTTCTGCCTTCACAGGGTATTTTGGCAGCACAGTTGGACTTCGAGAGGGAAGTGGTGCATTCTAATGAGAAGGGCCAGGAAGAACTGttaaacaaccaaacaaaatcGACTGCAAGTGAATCATGCGAGCATCCTATTCCCTATTTGTTTTTACCCACAGAAAAAAAGCATCCATTTATTCCACTCCCTTTTGCTGAAATTAAATCTAATAACCATGGTGAATTGTATTCATCTAATAATGAACAGGCAGCTTCCTCAAGCAATTCCATGACCCCCAGACTTCAAGATAGACTTGTGTGTTTTTCACAACCTGTCTTAACTCTGCAAGATAACCTAGGACTTCAGAAGCAGCTGGATCTACAAAAGAAAGTTCTGCATTATAGCCAAAAAGCCCAAGAAGAATTGCTTGTACAGAGACAGACAACACTGCAGCAGCAGGTACAGAAACATCAAGAGACTTTGAgggatttctttaaatatagTCAG ATAGGTAAGCCCACAGCTGAAGGTGATACAGAAACTCAGAAGCTCAGAGAGTGGCTTCCTGTTCTCCAAGACCTAGCAAGGGCTGATCAGGAAGGCATCAGTCCTGCGAATAGGAGCAACTCTGGTGATAATCAGCTGCTTTCAGAAGAGAGTGGTGCCCAGCAAAGTG GTGAGCATCTGGACAAAGAACTGGGCAGAAGATCCTCAAAGCCACCTGTAGCAAAAGTGAAATGTGGATTGGACTTGAACCAGCATGAACTCAGTGCTATACCAGAGGTAGAGTCaccagcaagtggcagaacatCTATACTAG gtAAACCAGATTTTTATCAAGACAGGGACCCCCTAAGGGTTTCAATAAGCCGAGAACAAAGTTTCTTTGGGAGCCCACTGAACTGTGATGCATTTGGTTGTCTTTACCCCATTGCCCAGGAATACGTTTGTAATGATGAGTCCAAGGAAGCAG TCAAGGTCAAGGAGGCTATGGCTGAGAATCATGCCGTGGAGGAAGAACAGATATATCTGAGTCCATCTATGAAGCCGGATAAT GCTGAAACAGAAGAGATTTATCATGAGCCATTATCATCAGTAACTGTTTCTACTGGGAGCTTTTTAAGTTATGAAAACACGGATCTGAGCCTTACAGATCCAG GGTCATTTTCAGAGCTGGACCCCAGGGAACAAGAATCTACCACTggtaaagaagaggaaagagatatTTTAAGTTCTGTACTTCCCTCATCACAAGTTCATTGTCAAAGGCAGGATTCTCGGGAAGTTCTTCAATCTCTGTTGCCTGCAGTGGAAAAGTTTACACCTG TTGACCTTGACTTTCCGGAGTTGGAACACACTTTTCCAAATTTGCATCGTCAGCTATTTAAACCCTTAGAACCACATCCAGATTTTGATATATCATCATATTCTGGGATTTCTCAAGACAGCAGAGACTTTTACCAG AACTCGGATTCTTCGTGTGAAAGCCACCACACTGTTGCAGCACCCAGAAGCACAGTTTCCTTTACAGCACTGAAAACCAGCCTGAATTCTAACACAAGCCCAAACCAGCAGCTGGACCCTCCTTTGGCTCATGCTGCTGCTCAGATATTTGCCACAGAAAAGACTGAAG GATCTGAACAATCTTTTCAACAGCTTCTGCCAGAATTTTCTTCACAGGAGGGGAGCCAACATATTGATCTACCAAGTATTTTTAGCATTGAAGCAAGAGATTCTTCCCAAGGCATGGAAAATCAGAACTATTCTGAACAGactgaaatacaaaataagaaaaaaagtgttcattTCCACCTCTGTGTAGAAAATTTACAGAGTTCAGTTTTCAGTTTCTCTGATGAGGCTAATGTATTTCATCCCTTAAGTCTACAGTATAGCACACCGTGTGGGTCTACCTCTAGTGAGTGCTCAACAAAAGCCCAGCCTGAAGGCAGAAAAGAAAGACTGGGCTTTAAAGAACTATCAGAAAGAGGACTTGATGGAGATAAAAATGAAAGCCTTGgggttttaaatataaattcacatGTGGAGGAAATGGATTCTCAATCCTGTGTCAGAACAGTGGAAAGGGGAACTTCAGTTCAAGCACCATATTCTGTTGAGAatgaaaagtattttaagaattCCACTAAGACAGAAACTCCAGAAATCCCAGGAAACCTTTCTCACCTAGCAGAGTCAGAGCTCTTTTTAAGTTCTGGATCATTACAGAGCTCTATTCCAGTGTGG GAGACAGAGTCTGGCCATGGTATAATAGAAGAACCAGAGCTTACATTAGTAAGCACCAGTGATATCAGTATTGCTGAAATGGATCTTGCAAATCTAAcattagaagaaaggaaaggaaatgaggcAAAAAGCAGTTCTCAG GTGAGTGAACTCCTACCTTTTGTATCAGGAACAGAAACCTTGGATTATCCAGATGTATCTGAACACGACACGGAGGAGCACATGATTGTGTCTGCAG aaacccCTCCAAAGATTATAGCTCTACCTGGGAGCTTACAAGAAGCatttataaagaggaaaaaatcatttATAGAAAGATCctcccagagacagaaagaaataaagaataaaattcgTATTTCTGAAAATTCTCAAATCAAAATAGCTAAGGAGAAACCTACAG GCTTATCTGTGAATCGCTTGAAGGGTGTGAATAAAGTTAAGGTTAGAGTGTCACTTCCTGAAGACAGAAAGACTGCACAAGCCCTCATGCATCAAAGGACCCTAAG ATCATACAATCAGTTAGCTGAAGTCAAacagcaaagggaagagaaagcaaagcaagatGCCTACACCCAAAACAGAGCAAGGGCTAAAGAATTTCATAAG CAAACACTGGAGAAACTTAGAGCCAAAAATACATGCTGA